The following are encoded together in the Coregonus clupeaformis isolate EN_2021a chromosome 24, ASM2061545v1, whole genome shotgun sequence genome:
- the fignl2 gene encoding fidgetin-like protein 2 — MLSPITPYSLYKMHWNPEHAQSLSQWPEQHLDVSSTTSSPAHKSELYAAGRTHGRGGSAHSYAWANDDISALTASNLLKSYAEKYCDVLDSPYDRPPGPAVGAYPEPGTFGGLNGLKTELEPWPLSHRVEGLYPGSLDGLSGPKAGATSAGPPGASNMSGVNSNLSDSGYSGSSSCSGSHSGDYNRPSYNDTYLSSGYCPQPPSALPPASLHHPPQPTPTLVPSYSLSTPVYNYTPTSYPHQPSLGPTYSHPSAGYLPPGLATPTPLPSRPTVVGGRYGYQESGGGLKRKAFEMSLDEEEDGSRYRKYTGYDPVKPRGGDSLSPYRVGDKENSGFTTGSTDPQAFKPSKPSSQPLVSPPYRVAVAGEYSPPAGMTGENVGGGGESENQGFSQQHHSSLAHNHKSPSLHGQGQPWSGPGESGSLKSPDPRLLDLVNGEVLDCSPALLWGDLVGLTHVKAALEEELLWPCLRPSPAVRPPATILLFGPQGGGKTTLARSMASQLGASFYRLSGAMLASKGKAEAEGILGATLQVAGARQLSVVLLSEVEAMEEEGLKQVLLSALEKTQMELGSAGGAPGLVIMVCATGRPDLLQDAVHRSFAKSYHVGLPDAFYTKLS, encoded by the coding sequence GCCTGTATAAGATGCACTGGAACCCGGAGCATGCCCAGTCCCTCAGCCAGTGGCCTGAGCAGCACCTGGATGtgtcctccaccacctcctcaccGGCCCACAAGTCTGAGCTTTACGCTGCTGGCCGCACCCACGGCCGAGGAGGCTCCGCCCACAGCTATGCCTGGGCCAATGACGACATCTCGGCCCTCACCGCCTCCAACCTGCTGAAGAGCTATGCAGAGAAGTATTGTGATGTTCTAGACTCGCCATACGACCGTCCACCGGGGCCCGCTGTAGGGGCCTACCCAGAGCCAGGGACCTTCGGGGGCCTCAATGGCCTCAAGACTGAGCTGGAACCCTGGCCCCTGAGCCACCGCGTGGAGGGGCTCTACCCCGGGTCCCTGGATGGTCTGTCGGGCCCCAAGGCCGGGGCCACATCAGCAGGGCCCCCAGGGGCCAGCAATATGTCGGGGGTCAACAGTAACCTCTCAGACTCTGGTTATAGTGGTAGCAGCTCCTGCTCTGGCTCTCACTCCGGTGACTACAACCGCCCCAGCTACAACGATACCTACCTCTCGTCTGGCTACTGCCCCCAGCCCCCCTCAGCACTTCCCCCCGCCTCCCTCCACCACCCCCCCCAGCCCACACCCACCCTGGTGCCCAGCTACTCCCTCTCCACCCCGGTCTACAACTACACCCCCACCAGCTACCCCCACCAGCCCAGCCTGGGCCCCACCTACAGCCACCCCTCTGCGGGGTACTTACCCCCGGGGCTGGCCAcccccactcctctcccctcccgGCCTACCGTGGTTGGGGGTAGATACGGCTACCAGGAGTCCGGAGGTGGGTTGAAGAGGAAGGCGTTTGAGATGTCATTGGACGAGGAGGAGGATGGCTCTAGATACAGGAAGTATACAGGCTACGACCCAGTGAAGCCCAGAGGAggggactctctctctccctacagagTGGGAGATAAAGAAAACAGTGGCTTCACCACGGGCAGCACAGATCCCCAGGCCTTCAAGCCCAGTAAACCCTCCTCCCAGCCCCTCGTGTCCCCTCCGTACAGGGTGGCTGTAGCAGGGGAGTACAGCCCACCAGCAGGGATGACTGGGGAGAacgtaggaggaggaggggagtcaGAGAACCAGGGCTTCTCCCAGCAGCACCACTCCTCCCTGGCCCACAACCATAAAAGCCCCTCCCTGCATGGCCAGGGCCAGCCTTGGTCTGGACCAGGGGAGTCGGGCAGCCTGAAGAGCCCAGACCCCAGGCTTCTGGATCTAGTCAACGGAGAGGTGCTGGACTGTAGCCCGGCCCTGCTATGGGGGGACCTGGTTGGGCTGACCCACGTCAAGGCTGCCCTGGAGGAGGAGCTGCTGTGGCCCTGTCTTAGGCCCAGCCCCGCTGTCCGCCCCCCAGCCACCATTCTGTTATTCGGCCCCCAGGGAGGCGGGAAGACCACCCTGGCACGCTCCATGGCCTCCCAGCTTGGGGCCTCCTTCTATAGGCTCAGCGGGGCCATGTTAGCCTCTAAAGGCAAGGCAGAGGCTGAGGGGATCCTGGGGGCCACACTGCAGGTGGCGGGGGCGAGGCAGCTCTCCGTGGTGCTGCTCAGTGAGGTGGAAGCtatggaggaggaggggctgAAGCAGGTGTTGCTATCTGCCCTGGAGAAGACCCAGATGGAGTTAGGGTCGGCGGGAGGAGCCCCTGGGCTGGTGATCATGGTGTGTGCCACCGGCAGGCCAGACCTGCTCCAGGATGCTGTGCATCGGAGCTTCGCCAAGAGCTACCACGTGGGCCTGCCTGACGCTTTTTACACAAAGCTGAGTTGA